One region of Olleya sp. Hel_I_94 genomic DNA includes:
- a CDS encoding toxin-antitoxin system YwqK family antitoxin, protein MKKSILVSIAFLFTVVSFAQDKRDLKLNKNTNLIEVVYYHDNGVVSQTGAYTTDGKLQGEWLSFDTAGKKQVSASYDNGKKVGKWFYWNDTTLKEVDYTNNKIANVSEWEVKNPVATSN, encoded by the coding sequence ATGAAGAAATCAATTTTAGTTTCAATTGCTTTTTTATTTACTGTGGTTTCTTTTGCTCAAGACAAAAGGGATTTAAAACTTAATAAAAACACTAACTTAATAGAAGTTGTTTATTATCACGACAATGGAGTTGTAAGCCAAACAGGAGCTTATACGACAGATGGTAAGTTACAAGGTGAGTGGTTAAGTTTTGATACAGCAGGCAAGAAACAAGTTTCAGCAAGTTATGATAATGGTAAAAAAGTCGGCAAGTGGTTTTATTGGAATGATACCACTCTTAAAGAAGTAGATTATACTAATAACAAAATTGCTAATGTTAGCGAGTGGGAAGTAAAAAATCCAGTAGCTACTAGTAATTAA
- a CDS encoding multidrug transporter encodes MKKQIILGLALAATVFSCSTDDTSDIVINDNSVTNNTSGGGSTDPSTIFLSGTYTEDLTLDANNTYKLNGSLIMASGTTLTIPPCMTIKALSSGADVYIAISQGAQIIANGTADCPIVFTSDAASPAAGDWGGLILLGKAPINSVTGTNTATSEIASLPYGGNTANDNSGSLSYVRVEYSGGAADGQSENNGFSFYGVGNGTSVNYIQAFAGKDDGIEFFGGTVNASYISVINAEDDSVDWTEGFSGTLNNVYISNRASDDKAIEADGYNTDFSNATGIFSKPTLNNVSIIGEGSANSSEAVRLRAGTQGIFSNIMITGYAEGFDLDDADTGNGVVSDDLQVTGVTFVDVLTKVKNDTTVTFTDADFYTAEGSATGTDYTTWGAGWTIN; translated from the coding sequence ATGAAAAAACAAATAATTTTAGGCTTAGCATTAGCAGCAACAGTATTCTCTTGCTCAACTGATGACACATCTGATATTGTAATTAACGACAATAGTGTAACCAATAATACGTCTGGAGGAGGTTCAACGGACCCTTCAACTATTTTCCTATCTGGTACTTATACTGAAGATTTAACATTAGACGCTAACAACACTTACAAGTTAAATGGATCTTTAATCATGGCAAGCGGAACCACTTTAACTATTCCACCATGTATGACTATTAAGGCATTATCATCTGGAGCAGATGTATATATTGCAATATCTCAGGGTGCACAAATCATAGCTAATGGTACTGCTGATTGTCCTATTGTTTTTACATCTGATGCTGCAAGTCCTGCTGCTGGAGATTGGGGAGGATTAATATTATTAGGAAAAGCACCTATCAACTCTGTTACAGGAACAAACACTGCAACTTCAGAGATTGCAAGTTTACCTTACGGAGGAAATACTGCTAATGACAATTCTGGATCTTTAAGCTATGTACGTGTTGAGTATTCTGGTGGTGCAGCAGATGGACAATCTGAAAATAACGGATTCTCTTTTTATGGTGTAGGTAACGGAACGTCTGTAAACTACATCCAGGCTTTTGCAGGAAAAGATGATGGAATCGAATTTTTTGGAGGAACAGTTAATGCAAGCTACATCTCTGTAATCAATGCAGAAGATGACTCTGTAGACTGGACTGAAGGTTTTTCTGGAACATTAAATAATGTATACATCTCTAATAGAGCATCAGACGATAAAGCAATAGAAGCTGATGGTTACAATACAGACTTTAGTAATGCTACAGGAATATTTTCTAAGCCAACTTTAAATAATGTATCTATTATTGGAGAAGGTTCAGCTAACTCATCAGAAGCGGTTAGATTAAGAGCTGGTACACAAGGTATATTTAGCAACATAATGATTACAGGATATGCTGAAGGTTTTGATTTAGATGATGCTGACACAGGAAACGGAGTTGTAAGTGACGATCTTCAGGTAACAGGAGTAACTTTTGTTGACGTTTTAACTAAAGTTAAAAATGATACTACTGTAACTTTCACAGATGCTGACTTTTATACTGCAGAAGGTTCTGCAACTGGAACAGATTACACAACTTGGGGAGCTGGTTGGACAATCAATTAA
- a CDS encoding porin — protein MKLILSVALLLCITLTVRAQEISDTSFGKGLINFIAKDSSFSIKFAPRFQVRSISSWDHDGSQYTSPEHNFIVRRARLKFDGFAYSPKLKYKIELGLSNRDLSGANQFNRNTPRYILDAVIMWQFADNWELWAGQTKLPGNVERVVSSANLQLIDRSLLNSRFNIDRDLGLQLRRTSNLGGNFLMRQKLAISQGEGRNVSEGNEGGLQYTGRLEFLPFGKFQSKGAYIQADLKRESKPKLMLGFTYNFNENAVRERSGLGDYMFKSDGTLYETNISTIFADVMFKYKGFSFMGEYANREADQPIAIDTDGTTPTGDIVLTGKALNLQAGYLFKSNYEIAARYTTLTYDAVTGNLPTDQYTLGGSRYIVGHKLKVQTDLSYTTVSGNEDNITFRLGFDLHF, from the coding sequence ATGAAACTTATTTTATCTGTTGCACTATTATTGTGCATAACCTTAACTGTGCGTGCTCAAGAAATTAGTGATACGTCCTTTGGTAAAGGACTAATTAATTTTATAGCAAAGGACAGTTCTTTTAGTATAAAATTTGCACCTCGCTTTCAGGTTAGATCTATATCCTCTTGGGATCATGATGGGTCGCAATATACTAGTCCAGAACACAACTTTATTGTGCGACGTGCACGTTTAAAGTTTGATGGTTTTGCCTACAGTCCAAAATTAAAATACAAAATAGAATTAGGTTTATCTAACAGAGATCTTTCTGGTGCAAACCAATTTAATCGTAATACACCTAGATATATTTTAGATGCTGTAATTATGTGGCAATTTGCTGATAATTGGGAGCTTTGGGCTGGACAAACAAAATTACCTGGTAATGTAGAGCGTGTTGTGTCATCCGCAAATTTGCAATTAATTGATCGTTCTTTATTAAACAGTCGTTTTAATATTGATCGTGACTTAGGATTACAATTACGTCGCACATCAAACTTAGGAGGTAATTTTTTAATGCGTCAAAAATTAGCTATTTCTCAAGGCGAAGGTCGTAATGTCTCGGAAGGTAACGAAGGTGGTCTACAATATACAGGTCGTTTAGAGTTTTTACCTTTTGGTAAGTTTCAATCTAAAGGAGCCTATATTCAAGCAGATTTAAAAAGAGAATCTAAACCTAAATTAATGTTAGGTTTTACTTATAATTTTAACGAAAACGCTGTACGCGAACGAAGCGGTTTAGGCGACTACATGTTTAAAAGTGATGGTACATTGTATGAAACCAACATATCTACTATTTTTGCAGATGTTATGTTTAAATACAAAGGATTTTCATTTATGGGAGAATATGCTAATAGAGAGGCCGATCAACCTATAGCAATTGACACAGATGGTACAACACCAACTGGAGATATTGTTTTAACTGGTAAAGCCCTAAATTTACAAGCAGGCTATTTATTTAAAAGTAATTATGAAATTGCAGCTAGATACACTACATTAACTTATGATGCTGTAACCGGAAACTTACCGACAGATCAGTACACTTTAGGAGGATCTAGATACATTGTTGGACACAAACTAAAAGTACAAACAGATTTAAGTTACACAACTGTAAGCGGTAACGAAGATAACATTACCTTTAGACTTGGATTTGACCTTCATTTTTAA
- the dgt gene encoding dGTP triphosphohydrolase has translation MNWEQLLSLKRFGDTNKRLRKEQDETRLGFEVDYDRVIFSSEFRSLQDKTQVIPLSKTDFVHTRLTHSLEVSVVGRSLGRKVGQKILEKHPHLQNIHGYLPNDFGAIVASAALAHDIGNPPFGHSGEKAIGEFFISGEGQYYKHDLTDSQYQDLCDFEGNANGFKIVTQSRAGREGGLRLSYATLGAFTKYPKASLPKKPTQHIADKKYGFFQTEKESFKDVAEELGLIPRGDAANLSYSRHPLAFLVEAADDICYTIIDFEDGINLGLIEEEYALEYLINLVRNSINTNKYHKLTNTKDRVSYLRALAINTLINEAVTIFMDNEEAILNGQFSISLLDKSKYEAQINDIIKLSINKVYQSKDVVDKEIAGYQILNSLLNTYSKAVNNTFLGKATNYDKLIMKGLPSTLDFNTDSLYVRLLNVCHYVSLMSDSQAIIEYRKIKGFSL, from the coding sequence ATGAATTGGGAGCAATTACTATCGTTAAAGCGCTTTGGCGACACTAATAAAAGATTAAGAAAAGAACAAGATGAGACCAGATTAGGTTTTGAAGTAGATTATGACCGTGTCATTTTTTCGTCAGAGTTTAGAAGCCTTCAGGATAAGACGCAAGTAATACCATTGTCTAAAACAGACTTTGTGCATACACGATTAACCCATAGTTTAGAGGTTAGTGTTGTGGGACGCTCTTTAGGTAGAAAAGTTGGACAAAAAATTTTGGAAAAGCATCCACATCTTCAAAATATACATGGCTATTTGCCCAACGATTTTGGTGCAATTGTAGCTTCAGCAGCATTAGCACATGATATAGGTAATCCGCCTTTTGGGCATTCAGGTGAAAAAGCAATTGGCGAATTTTTTATTTCTGGTGAAGGACAGTATTACAAGCATGATTTAACCGATAGTCAATATCAAGATTTATGTGATTTTGAAGGTAATGCAAACGGTTTTAAAATTGTTACGCAAAGTCGTGCAGGAAGAGAAGGTGGTTTAAGATTAAGCTATGCTACGCTAGGCGCTTTTACTAAATACCCCAAAGCCTCATTACCTAAAAAACCAACTCAACATATTGCAGATAAAAAGTATGGTTTTTTTCAAACCGAAAAAGAATCATTTAAAGACGTTGCAGAAGAGTTAGGTTTAATTCCAAGAGGTGATGCTGCCAACTTAAGCTACTCTCGTCATCCTTTAGCTTTTTTAGTTGAAGCTGCAGACGATATATGTTATACAATAATAGACTTTGAAGACGGAATTAATCTAGGATTAATTGAAGAGGAGTATGCGTTAGAATATCTTATTAATTTAGTTCGAAACTCCATTAACACTAATAAATACCATAAGCTAACTAATACTAAGGATAGGGTAAGTTATTTACGTGCATTAGCTATTAATACATTAATTAACGAAGCAGTAACCATATTTATGGATAACGAAGAAGCTATACTTAACGGTCAGTTTAGTATTAGCTTATTGGATAAAAGTAAGTATGAAGCACAAATCAATGATATTATAAAATTAAGCATTAATAAAGTGTATCAATCTAAAGATGTAGTAGATAAAGAAATTGCTGGTTACCAAATATTAAATTCATTATTAAATACTTACAGTAAAGCTGTCAATAATACTTTTTTAGGAAAAGCTACTAATTATGATAAGCTAATAATGAAAGGTTTACCGTCAACATTAGACTTTAATACAGATAGTTTGTATGTAAGATTGCTAAATGTATGTCATTATGTGTCTTTAATGTCTGATAGTCAAGCAATTATTGAATACAGAAAAATAAAAGGGTTTAGTTTATAA
- a CDS encoding inorganic phosphate transporter — protein MDNIYLFMLIAITVLAIVDIVVGVSNDAINFLNSAIGSKAISMRTIMIVASLGIFIGAVFSSGMMEVARKGIFVPAMFSFEEIMYIFMAVMITDILLLDFFNTLGLPTSTTVSIVFNLLGAAVVMSLIKISASDTQTFADLGNYINTKKAVEIITGIVMSVFIAFTVGSLVQWVSRLIFTFQYEKKSKFFGAIFGGISLASITYFIFLKGLKGTPFYNSINSVVEGNELYILIGSVIFWTLFSYIFQKITKKSVLIIVIAVGTFGLALAFSGNDLVNFIGVPMAAYHSFEAMQTAFATSGTLPADFSMAILEKKVPAEPLLLFVSGAIMVLTLWFSKKAKTVAETEINLSSQGDTHEKFEPNMLSRGIVKGTSALSDYFSAIVPKSTQAKIDKSFQKPTAKALTKTQSKDLPAFDMIRASVNLMVAGVLIAIATSMKLPLSTTYVTFMVAMGTSFADRAWGRESAVYRVAGVLNVIGGWFGTAIGAFFAAGTVVFLIKWNPKVMTPILLLLTAILLVRNYLSHKETSNKTAPEDSLTDSESSSVQGVIHESAKNIANVVKRGNKIYTNAINGLAKQDSALLKKNKKQVIKLSTEVDALRDNIFYFIKNLDESSLNASNFYINILGYLQDMTQSLDYITKMSHKHVNNNHKKLKFSQIKELKEIDARFDLFFNNTQNAFNSRSFEQIGDILGRKNEIMELVSSKIIKQVERTRTEESSPKNTTLYFNLLSETKDLLSATMNLLEEYHNAHDASVTPATLEEE, from the coding sequence ATGGATAATATTTATTTATTTATGTTGATTGCCATAACAGTATTAGCAATCGTTGATATTGTTGTAGGTGTTAGTAATGACGCCATCAACTTCCTAAACTCAGCTATAGGCTCCAAAGCTATTTCTATGCGAACTATCATGATAGTTGCTAGTTTAGGTATCTTTATTGGTGCTGTATTTTCTAGCGGAATGATGGAAGTAGCACGTAAAGGTATATTTGTACCTGCTATGTTTAGTTTTGAGGAGATCATGTATATATTTATGGCAGTAATGATTACTGATATTTTACTACTTGACTTTTTTAATACATTAGGTTTACCAACATCCACTACTGTATCCATTGTATTTAACCTACTTGGTGCAGCAGTTGTAATGTCATTAATTAAAATTAGTGCTTCAGACACGCAAACATTTGCTGATTTAGGCAACTATATTAACACTAAAAAAGCTGTCGAAATTATTACAGGAATTGTAATGTCTGTCTTTATAGCATTTACTGTTGGTTCATTAGTACAATGGGTATCGCGTTTAATTTTCACTTTTCAATACGAAAAAAAATCTAAATTTTTTGGAGCTATTTTTGGCGGTATATCATTAGCTTCAATAACTTACTTTATCTTTTTAAAAGGTCTTAAAGGGACTCCTTTTTACAATAGCATTAATAGTGTTGTAGAAGGAAACGAATTATACATACTAATAGGAAGCGTTATTTTCTGGACTTTATTTTCTTATATTTTTCAAAAAATAACTAAAAAAAGTGTTCTAATTATAGTAATAGCAGTTGGTACATTTGGATTAGCATTAGCCTTTTCTGGAAATGACTTGGTAAATTTTATTGGTGTCCCTATGGCAGCTTACCACTCGTTTGAGGCGATGCAAACAGCCTTTGCTACTTCAGGAACATTACCAGCAGATTTCTCTATGGCAATTTTAGAGAAAAAAGTACCAGCCGAGCCTTTATTATTGTTTGTTTCTGGAGCTATAATGGTATTAACGTTATGGTTTTCTAAAAAAGCTAAAACAGTAGCCGAAACTGAAATTAACTTATCTAGCCAAGGCGATACGCATGAAAAATTTGAACCTAACATGTTATCTAGAGGTATTGTAAAAGGAACCTCAGCTTTATCTGATTACTTTAGTGCAATTGTACCAAAATCAACGCAAGCAAAAATTGACAAAAGCTTTCAAAAGCCTACTGCTAAAGCTTTAACTAAAACACAAAGTAAAGATTTACCAGCTTTTGATATGATTAGAGCATCTGTTAACCTTATGGTGGCTGGTGTATTAATTGCAATTGCAACATCTATGAAACTGCCTTTATCTACAACCTACGTAACGTTTATGGTCGCAATGGGTACATCCTTTGCGGATCGTGCCTGGGGACGCGAAAGTGCTGTATATAGAGTCGCTGGTGTATTAAATGTAATTGGTGGTTGGTTTGGAACTGCTATTGGAGCCTTTTTTGCTGCAGGTACAGTCGTGTTTTTAATAAAGTGGAATCCTAAAGTGATGACACCAATATTATTATTATTAACTGCTATTTTACTAGTTAGAAATTATTTATCACACAAAGAGACGTCTAACAAAACTGCTCCAGAGGATAGCTTAACAGATTCAGAAAGCAGCTCTGTACAAGGTGTTATTCACGAAAGCGCCAAAAACATTGCTAACGTTGTAAAAAGAGGAAACAAAATTTACACTAACGCTATTAATGGTTTAGCTAAACAGGATAGCGCATTACTTAAAAAGAATAAAAAACAAGTTATTAAACTGTCTACAGAAGTAGATGCACTTAGAGATAATATCTTTTATTTTATTAAAAATTTAGATGAATCTAGCTTAAACGCAAGTAACTTTTACATCAATATTTTAGGTTATTTACAAGACATGACGCAGTCGTTAGACTACATTACTAAAATGAGTCATAAACACGTAAACAACAATCATAAAAAATTAAAGTTTAGTCAAATAAAAGAGCTTAAAGAAATTGATGCACGTTTTGATTTGTTTTTCAATAATACACAAAACGCCTTTAATTCACGCTCATTTGAACAAATAGGAGATATTTTAGGAAGAAAGAATGAAATAATGGAACTTGTTTCCTCTAAAATCATTAAACAAGTAGAGCGTACAAGAACTGAAGAGTCTAGTCCAAAAAATACAACCTTATATTTTAATTTATTATCAGAAACTAAAGATTTACTTAGTGCTACTATGAATCTTTTAGAAGAGTACCATAATGCTCATGATGCATCTGTAACTCCTGCAACTTTAGAAGAGGAATAA
- a CDS encoding TonB-dependent receptor — protein MKNLTYLLFALFSIATYSQNGSISGTLTDKEFNDEPLAFANILIKGTTIGTTSDDNGQYQITDLKPGAYNIEFSFVGYQTQTIAATVEAGKTTTIDVAMGASAASLDEVILETVTTKRESETALLLDQKKAVEIKQSIGAEELSRKGVSDAAGAVAKISGVSKQEGSSNVYVRGLGDRYLNTTMNGLSLPSNDVNKKNIDLNLFSSDVIQNVSISKAYASQFYGDFAAGNVDITSKEHKGGSFATAFTGSGFNTNAIDKNFVRSEGTGYFGFYGRNEHNPFAIILSHGVDPVAVDTPINVAYGASGGSSFNFENGSRLSFFVTGGFENNYEYRQGRSVDFSTVEKKAFEAAEEYEYSTTSTAMANINYKINSDNNLSFNSVFINSSSDEVGYYGTDGNGRSRDAILNTDKGFYQQNIQFDQTKMFVNQLIGNHKSGNFELDWGFGYNKVFSDQPDRKRFSVENYDYALDNDPTTNPTFYSNVVFDNQRYFQKIEDDEYNGRINLAYEVNDNLKFNFGYNGRNKTRQFNNVRYGYDIVDSNYQITDVNNFDSVFNLDNLNLTESSNGLYEIKVLKPYPTLSNTNRPGLFENTYNGKLNIYAGYVDAQIKAGEKWLFVPGVRLENFEQSIDYNVINLGNNGVDSKVSEETFILPSLNIKYSLTDDQNLRLSASKTVSTPEFKEIAPFVYEDVSTRIGGNPDALGYSEVLNIDLKYEWFFSKSEIFSIGAFTKQIDNPINLVVVGDATGTQRYVRTGDQATVYGVEVELRKDLLVDADQNTNLSFGVNATYMKTKQDLYDNIDGTFDLAFNKTEDELQGASPFILNADISYSPTFKNYKPVANLVFSYFSDRIDALGSGDLGNIVEKSVPTLDFIWKNTINDNFEINLSAKNLLDPTIQYVREDQNQGDVLVVSANGKGVTDYKRGMNIGLQLKYKF, from the coding sequence ATGAAAAATTTAACATACTTACTTTTTGCTTTATTTAGCATCGCAACTTATTCTCAAAATGGTTCGATATCAGGAACTTTAACTGATAAAGAATTTAACGACGAACCGCTAGCATTTGCCAACATCTTAATTAAAGGCACTACTATAGGTACAACATCTGATGATAATGGTCAATATCAAATTACCGACCTTAAGCCAGGTGCGTATAATATAGAATTTAGTTTTGTTGGTTACCAAACACAAACTATTGCTGCTACAGTGGAAGCTGGAAAAACAACAACAATTGATGTTGCAATGGGAGCAAGTGCTGCGTCTTTAGACGAAGTAATTTTAGAAACGGTTACTACCAAGCGTGAAAGTGAAACTGCATTGCTGTTAGACCAGAAAAAAGCGGTCGAAATCAAACAAAGTATTGGTGCAGAAGAATTATCAAGAAAAGGAGTTAGTGATGCTGCTGGTGCTGTTGCCAAAATATCTGGTGTATCTAAGCAAGAAGGATCAAGCAACGTATATGTAAGAGGTCTTGGAGACAGATACCTTAACACAACTATGAATGGATTATCATTACCATCTAATGATGTTAACAAGAAAAACATTGATTTAAATCTATTTTCATCAGACGTTATTCAAAACGTGTCGATAAGTAAAGCTTATGCTTCTCAATTTTACGGAGACTTTGCTGCTGGAAATGTAGATATCACTTCTAAAGAACATAAAGGTGGTAGCTTTGCAACTGCTTTTACAGGTAGTGGCTTTAACACTAATGCTATTGACAAAAACTTTGTACGTAGTGAAGGTACAGGTTACTTTGGTTTTTATGGTAGAAATGAGCATAATCCATTTGCAATTATATTATCTCATGGTGTAGATCCTGTAGCTGTAGACACACCAATAAATGTGGCTTATGGTGCATCAGGTGGTAGCTCTTTTAATTTTGAAAACGGTTCTAGATTAAGCTTTTTTGTAACTGGTGGATTTGAAAACAACTACGAATACAGACAAGGTAGGTCAGTAGATTTTTCTACAGTGGAGAAAAAAGCATTTGAAGCTGCTGAAGAATATGAGTATTCTACAACCTCAACAGCTATGGCTAATATTAATTACAAAATAAACTCTGATAATAACCTAAGTTTTAATTCTGTATTTATTAATAGCTCTTCTGACGAAGTTGGATATTATGGAACAGATGGTAATGGAAGAAGCAGAGATGCCATCCTAAACACAGATAAAGGGTTTTACCAACAAAACATACAATTTGATCAAACAAAAATGTTTGTCAATCAATTAATAGGAAATCATAAATCGGGTAATTTTGAATTAGATTGGGGATTTGGATACAACAAAGTATTTTCTGATCAACCAGACCGTAAGCGTTTTAGTGTAGAAAACTATGATTATGCTTTAGATAATGATCCTACAACAAACCCAACCTTTTACAGCAATGTAGTATTTGATAACCAACGTTACTTTCAAAAAATTGAAGATGACGAATATAACGGTCGCATCAATTTAGCTTACGAAGTTAATGACAATCTTAAGTTTAACTTTGGATACAATGGTCGTAACAAAACAAGACAATTTAATAATGTTAGATACGGTTACGATATAGTTGATAGTAATTATCAAATAACAGATGTAAACAACTTTGATTCAGTTTTTAATCTTGACAACTTAAATCTTACTGAATCGTCAAACGGTTTATACGAAATTAAAGTACTAAAACCTTACCCAACACTTTCTAATACTAACAGACCTGGACTTTTTGAAAACACTTACAATGGAAAGCTTAATATTTATGCTGGATATGTAGATGCCCAAATTAAAGCAGGAGAAAAATGGTTGTTTGTACCAGGCGTAAGATTAGAAAACTTTGAGCAAAGTATTGATTATAACGTGATCAACTTAGGAAACAATGGTGTAGACTCTAAAGTATCTGAAGAAACATTTATTTTACCAAGTTTAAACATTAAATACAGCCTAACGGATGATCAAAACCTAAGATTATCTGCAAGTAAAACAGTATCTACACCAGAGTTTAAAGAAATAGCTCCTTTTGTTTACGAAGACGTATCAACTCGTATAGGTGGTAATCCAGATGCACTTGGTTACTCTGAAGTTTTAAATATTGATTTAAAATATGAGTGGTTTTTTAGTAAAAGCGAAATCTTTTCTATAGGTGCATTTACAAAACAAATTGACAACCCAATCAACCTAGTGGTAGTAGGTGACGCTACAGGAACACAACGTTATGTAAGAACAGGAGATCAAGCAACTGTTTATGGTGTTGAAGTTGAATTAAGAAAAGACCTATTAGTGGACGCAGATCAAAACACCAATTTATCATTTGGAGTTAATGCCACTTACATGAAAACTAAACAAGATTTATATGACAACATAGATGGTACTTTTGATTTAGCTTTCAATAAAACCGAAGATGAATTACAAGGTGCTTCACCATTTATTCTAAATGCAGACATCAGCTATTCTCCAACATTTAAAAACTACAAGCCTGTTGCCAACTTAGTCTTTTCATACTTCTCTGACCGTATCGACGCATTGGGTTCTGGTGATTTAGGAAACATTGTAGAAAAAAGCGTACCAACATTAGACTTTATCTGGAAAAACACAATCAATGATAATTTTGAAATCAACTTAAGCGCTAAAAACCTTTTAGACCCAACTATTCAATACGTTAGAGAAGACCAAAACCAAGGCGATGTATTAGTAGTATCTGCAAACGGAAAAGGTGTTACAGATTATAAAAGAGGTATGAATATAGGACTTCAACTTAAATATAAATTTTAA